In a single window of the Terriglobus roseus genome:
- a CDS encoding prolipoprotein diacylglyceryl transferase, with the protein MYPHLARFGPITIPTFGAVAALGLVLAILLAARGARVMRISEDAVWNLCLFTAGGTLLLSRVVIVVQVWKAFLHYPLYILTLPTVTRFGLLLALLCGVVYMLFKRLPWLRTADAVAPAILLLQGALHLGTLFSGDDLGAATTSPMGHLIRADDGYHPVALYSAVLSLMAAAVAFAWLHRESQTGETFGLSLTMAALIRFFIDEFRPTYVLPDAFVGGFLRIDQLLLTLLAAAGLCFFFTRGKRLEQGAHYAQ; encoded by the coding sequence ATGTACCCGCACCTCGCACGATTCGGACCGATCACTATCCCCACATTTGGCGCAGTCGCGGCGCTCGGGCTGGTGCTCGCCATTTTGCTGGCGGCGCGTGGGGCTCGCGTCATGCGCATCAGTGAAGATGCCGTGTGGAACCTGTGCCTGTTCACCGCCGGCGGCACGCTGCTCCTTTCGCGCGTCGTGATCGTGGTGCAGGTCTGGAAGGCGTTTCTGCACTATCCGCTGTACATTCTCACGCTGCCCACGGTGACCAGGTTTGGCCTGCTGCTGGCGCTGCTGTGTGGCGTGGTCTACATGCTCTTCAAGCGGCTACCCTGGCTTCGGACGGCTGACGCGGTAGCTCCCGCAATCCTGCTGCTGCAGGGCGCCCTGCACCTGGGCACGCTCTTCTCCGGCGATGACCTAGGTGCCGCAACGACGTCGCCCATGGGCCATCTCATCCGCGCCGATGACGGCTATCATCCCGTCGCGCTTTACTCTGCCGTGCTGTCGCTGATGGCGGCCGCTGTTGCGTTCGCCTGGCTGCACCGCGAGTCGCAGACCGGTGAGACCTTTGGACTCTCCCTCACGATGGCCGCGCTGATTCGCTTCTTTATCGATGAGTTTCGCCCCACCTACGTGCTGCCGGACGCCTTCGTCGGTGGCTTTCTTCGCATCGACCAGTTGCTGCTGACGCTGCTTGCAGCGGCTGGCCTGTGCTTCTTCTTCACGCGAGGCAAGCGCCTCGAGCAGGGGGCACACTATGCCCAGTAA